A single Planktothrix serta PCC 8927 DNA region contains:
- the cphA gene encoding cyanophycin synthetase, protein MKILKIQTLRGPNYWSIRRHQLIVMRLDLEELTERYSSDIPGFYKGLTSVLPSLIEHHCSPGVRGGFLSRVERGTLMGHIIEHVALELQQLAGMPVAFGRTRETSTSGIFQVAFEYDNEHAGRYAGRAAVRLCQSIVQTGTYPTEELTQDLEDLKELKAQASLGPSTETIIKEAEAREIPWQQLNARFMIQFGYGCYQKRIQATLSNQTGVLAVELACDKEGTKQILRDAGVPVPRGTVIRYFDELQDAIDEVGGYPIAIKPLDGNHGRGITLDITKWETAATAYEEASNASKTRSVILERFYKGRDHRVLVVNGKMVAVAERVPAHIIGDGQLTIEQLIEKTNRDPRRGDGHDNVLTRIVVDKTVLSMIAEKGCTLESVLPPGEICFLRATANLSTGGSAIDRTDEVHPDNVWLFARIAKIIGLDIAGIDVVTPDISQPLREVDGVIVEVNAAPGFRMHVAPSEGLPRNVAGAVMDMLFPPGQPSRVPILAVTGTNGKTTTTRLLAHIIKQTGLAVGYTTTDGIYIGDHLAEPGDNTGPQSAQLILRDPMVEVAVLECARGGILRAGLGFDTCDVGVVLNVSADHLGLGDIDTPEQMAKVKSVVAEVVMPKGYAVLNADDPLVVQMAERVKAQIAYFTMNPENEIVLKHTESGGLAAVYENGYLSILKGDWTLRIEQAVNVPITMNGRAPFMIANALAACLAAFAQGVKIEHIRAGLSTFIASTSQTPGRMNLFNMGDYHALIDYAHNPASYVALGAFVKNWPGPRIGVIGGPGDRRDEDFVTLGQLAADIFDQIIVKEDDDTRGRERGSAAELISKGVEQILAGVPDPSIRYETILNETEAINTALDQASSGSLVVILPESVNRAIQLIESRNPIQESNNNSHPPSLNSSTASLKPSQV, encoded by the coding sequence ATGAAAATTCTTAAAATACAAACCTTAAGAGGCCCTAACTACTGGAGCATCCGACGTCATCAACTGATTGTGATGCGTTTGGATTTAGAAGAATTAACTGAACGCTATAGCAGCGATATTCCAGGCTTCTATAAAGGCTTAACGTCTGTTCTCCCTAGCCTAATTGAACACCACTGTTCACCAGGAGTCCGAGGAGGGTTCCTCAGTCGGGTAGAACGGGGAACGTTAATGGGACATATTATCGAACACGTTGCCCTGGAACTCCAACAGTTAGCCGGAATGCCTGTCGCCTTTGGTCGCACCCGTGAAACATCGACTTCAGGGATTTTTCAGGTGGCGTTTGAGTATGACAACGAACACGCCGGACGTTATGCAGGAAGGGCGGCCGTCCGACTCTGCCAAAGTATTGTGCAGACAGGAACCTATCCCACGGAAGAACTCACCCAAGATCTTGAAGATCTCAAAGAATTAAAAGCTCAAGCCTCCCTTGGCCCTAGCACAGAAACTATTATTAAAGAAGCCGAAGCCCGTGAAATTCCCTGGCAACAACTGAATGCTCGGTTTATGATTCAGTTTGGCTATGGTTGTTATCAAAAACGGATTCAAGCCACTCTGAGCAACCAAACCGGAGTGTTAGCGGTGGAACTAGCCTGTGATAAAGAAGGGACAAAACAAATTCTCCGCGATGCAGGGGTTCCGGTTCCTAGGGGGACAGTAATTCGCTATTTTGATGAACTCCAAGATGCTATTGATGAAGTGGGGGGCTATCCCATTGCCATTAAGCCCCTGGATGGCAATCATGGCCGGGGAATTACCCTAGATATTACTAAATGGGAAACGGCCGCTACAGCCTACGAGGAAGCCAGTAACGCTTCTAAAACCCGCAGTGTGATTTTGGAACGCTTCTATAAAGGTCGAGATCATCGGGTATTAGTGGTTAATGGAAAAATGGTCGCTGTCGCGGAACGGGTGCCCGCCCATATCATCGGGGATGGTCAGTTAACCATTGAACAATTAATCGAAAAAACTAACCGAGATCCCCGTCGGGGAGATGGTCATGATAATGTCCTCACCCGGATAGTGGTGGATAAAACGGTGCTGTCCATGATTGCCGAAAAAGGCTGTACCCTAGAAAGCGTATTGCCCCCAGGAGAAATCTGTTTTCTTCGAGCTACGGCTAATCTGAGTACCGGAGGGAGTGCTATTGACCGCACCGATGAAGTTCACCCGGATAATGTTTGGCTGTTTGCTCGAATTGCTAAAATTATTGGTTTGGATATTGCCGGAATTGATGTGGTGACACCGGATATTTCCCAGCCTCTGCGGGAAGTTGATGGGGTGATTGTGGAAGTTAACGCCGCACCGGGTTTCCGAATGCACGTCGCCCCCAGTGAAGGTTTACCCCGGAATGTGGCGGGGGCGGTGATGGATATGTTATTCCCCCCTGGTCAACCGAGTCGCGTCCCGATTTTAGCGGTGACTGGGACGAATGGGAAAACGACAACTACCCGTTTGTTAGCTCACATCATCAAACAAACGGGGTTAGCGGTGGGTTATACCACTACCGACGGGATTTATATTGGCGATCATTTAGCTGAACCTGGGGATAATACCGGGCCTCAAAGCGCTCAACTGATTCTGCGTGATCCGATGGTAGAAGTCGCTGTGCTTGAATGTGCGCGGGGGGGAATTCTGCGGGCTGGGTTAGGGTTCGATACCTGTGATGTCGGTGTGGTGTTGAATGTTTCGGCCGATCATTTGGGGTTGGGGGATATTGATACCCCGGAACAAATGGCGAAGGTGAAAAGTGTTGTGGCTGAGGTGGTGATGCCCAAAGGCTATGCGGTGTTGAACGCTGATGATCCGTTAGTGGTACAAATGGCCGAACGGGTGAAAGCCCAGATCGCCTATTTTACGATGAATCCTGAGAATGAAATTGTGTTGAAACACACTGAATCTGGGGGGTTAGCGGCGGTTTATGAAAACGGCTATCTGTCGATATTAAAAGGAGATTGGACGTTACGGATTGAACAGGCGGTGAATGTTCCGATCACGATGAATGGTCGCGCTCCGTTTATGATTGCCAATGCTTTAGCGGCTTGTTTAGCCGCCTTTGCCCAAGGGGTGAAAATAGAGCATATTCGGGCGGGTTTGTCAACCTTTATCGCCTCGACTTCCCAAACCCCCGGACGGATGAATTTATTTAATATGGGCGACTATCACGCTCTGATTGATTATGCCCACAACCCGGCAAGTTATGTGGCATTAGGAGCTTTTGTGAAAAATTGGCCAGGGCCTCGGATTGGGGTTATTGGTGGCCCCGGCGATCGCCGAGATGAGGATTTTGTCACCTTGGGTCAACTGGCGGCTGATATTTTTGATCAGATTATTGTCAAGGAGGATGATGATACTCGGGGTCGAGAACGGGGTTCGGCGGCTGAGTTAATTAGCAAAGGGGTTGAGCAAATTTTGGCGGGAGTTCCTGATCCTAGTATTCGCTATGAAACGATTCTCAATGAAACTGAAGCGATTAATACGGCTTTAGATCAAGCTTCTTCGGGATCGTTAGTGGTGATTTTACCTGAAAGTGTGAATCGAGCTATTCAATTAATTGAGTCGCGTAACCCTATCCAGGAGTCTAATAACAACTCTCATCCTCCGAGTCTAAATTCCTCAACAGCGAGCTTAAAACCGTCTCAAGTTTAA